In the Streptomyces sp. f51 genome, one interval contains:
- a CDS encoding peptide deformylase, which translates to MGSEPDVSPPRISLSDLVEELLGHEGPLPIVAAGDPVLRRRTEPFDGQLDPGLLDRFVAALRATMHAAPGVGLAAPQVGVPLRIAVIEDPAPVSDEVRLVRGRVPLPYRVLVNPSYDGIGPGRAAFFEGCLSVPGWQAVVARHDQVRLTALDEHGRAVDEVFSGWPARIVQHETDHLDGVLYLDHAELRSLSSNQATADLWSQPTPELAAEALGFDLPN; encoded by the coding sequence ATGGGATCCGAACCTGACGTCAGCCCCCCGCGCATCTCCCTCAGCGACCTGGTCGAAGAACTCCTCGGTCACGAGGGGCCGTTGCCGATCGTCGCGGCCGGCGATCCCGTGCTGCGCCGGCGAACGGAGCCGTTCGACGGGCAGTTGGACCCGGGACTGCTGGACCGGTTCGTCGCCGCCCTGCGCGCCACGATGCACGCGGCGCCCGGTGTCGGTCTCGCCGCGCCCCAGGTCGGCGTGCCGCTGCGGATCGCCGTCATAGAGGACCCGGCGCCGGTCTCGGACGAGGTCCGCCTCGTCCGCGGGCGGGTGCCACTGCCGTACCGCGTGCTGGTCAATCCGTCGTACGACGGGATCGGTCCGGGTCGGGCCGCGTTCTTCGAGGGCTGCCTGAGCGTTCCTGGCTGGCAGGCCGTCGTGGCCCGGCACGACCAGGTGCGGCTGACGGCGCTCGACGAGCACGGGCGAGCCGTCGACGAGGTGTTCAGCGGCTGGCCCGCGCGCATCGTCCAGCACGAGACGGACCACCTGGACGGCGTCCTCTACCTCGACCATGCCGAGCTGCGCTCACTGTCCTCGAACCAGGCGACGGCGGACCTGTGGTCCCAGCCGACACCGGAACTGGCGGCCGAGGCCCTGGGCTTCGACCTGCCGAACTGA
- a CDS encoding tetratricopeptide repeat protein, translating into MDMTYYDHGTAAERWERGRMFFEAKDYAAAARVLGGLVEEVPEQTGPRLLLARSYYHSAQLRRAETELRTIVERDPVEHYARLMLGRTLQRLGRPEEAASHLRIASALGGEFEEA; encoded by the coding sequence GTGGACATGACGTACTACGACCACGGGACGGCCGCGGAGCGCTGGGAGCGCGGGCGGATGTTCTTCGAGGCCAAGGACTACGCGGCGGCCGCGCGCGTCCTGGGCGGACTGGTCGAGGAGGTGCCGGAGCAGACCGGACCCCGGCTACTGCTGGCGCGCTCCTACTACCACTCGGCCCAACTGCGCCGGGCCGAGACCGAGTTGCGCACGATCGTGGAGCGGGACCCGGTGGAGCACTACGCCCGTCTGATGCTGGGCCGCACCCTCCAACGGCTCGGCCGCCCCGAGGAAGCGGCCTCGCATCTGCGGATCGCGTCCGCGCTCGGGGGCGAGTTCGAGGAGGCCTGA
- a CDS encoding MarR family winged helix-turn-helix transcriptional regulator: MTTSVPPVNGQVIGLAHYASRAALERVLARSGTTFEQSVALRAVSDDGGTTERARVTNRLTASLKIDEPAALRTVEELTARGLLEEPAPGRLSLTDSGRELFASVRTAGDEIAARVYAGIPAEDLAAAGRVLALVTERANKELAGA; the protein is encoded by the coding sequence ATGACCACCTCTGTTCCCCCTGTCAACGGCCAGGTCATCGGCCTCGCCCACTACGCGTCCCGCGCCGCCCTGGAGCGGGTGCTGGCCCGCAGCGGCACCACGTTCGAGCAGTCGGTGGCCCTGCGGGCCGTGTCGGACGACGGCGGGACCACCGAACGAGCCCGGGTCACGAACCGGCTCACCGCCAGCCTGAAGATCGACGAGCCGGCGGCCCTCAGGACCGTCGAGGAGCTGACGGCACGGGGCCTCCTGGAGGAGCCGGCACCGGGGCGGCTGTCCCTGACGGACTCCGGCCGGGAGCTGTTCGCGTCGGTCCGCACCGCGGGCGACGAGATCGCGGCCCGGGTGTACGCGGGGATCCCGGCCGAGGACCTGGCCGCCGCGGGGCGCGTCCTGGCCCTCGTGACGGAGCGGGCCAACAAGGAACTCGCCGGGGCGTGA
- a CDS encoding MarR family transcriptional regulator gives MSSAKSVSENATPGFLVWRLSMKWRVAVDRAVGPLGLTHAQYSLVASLYGMHRAGEHPSQRRLADHTGLEPLYVSKLARSLEAAGLLDRDRDPADPRAVRLTLTDKGREVTLRAITVVQGLLEQLLEPLGGLGGERTRAFSRELAVLLDVPLDLPLGPPSGSGPRTGRASRPSEHSGHSEEVPPEE, from the coding sequence ATGAGTTCAGCGAAGTCGGTTTCCGAGAACGCGACGCCCGGTTTCCTCGTCTGGCGGCTGTCGATGAAGTGGCGCGTCGCGGTGGACCGCGCCGTGGGTCCGCTGGGCCTGACACACGCGCAGTACTCACTGGTGGCGTCGCTGTACGGCATGCACCGGGCCGGAGAGCACCCCAGCCAGCGCCGGCTCGCCGACCACACCGGACTCGAACCGCTCTACGTCTCAAAACTCGCCCGCTCCCTGGAGGCGGCCGGCCTTCTCGACCGCGACCGGGATCCGGCGGACCCCCGAGCGGTGCGGTTGACCCTCACCGACAAGGGGCGCGAGGTCACCCTGCGCGCCATCACCGTCGTCCAGGGCCTCCTGGAGCAGTTGCTCGAACCCCTGGGCGGCCTCGGCGGGGAACGCACCCGGGCGTTCAGCCGCGAGCTGGCCGTCCTGCTCGACGTACCCCTCGACCTACCGCTCGGTCCGCCCAGCGGATCCGGGCCGCGCACCGGCCGGGCTTCACGACCCTCCGAACATTCCGGACATTCCGAAGAGGTTCCACCCGAGGAGTAG
- a CDS encoding pirin family protein has protein sequence MSNLDREPVPAPCGGRGFVVAEPVRELLSPRRVKLGEATEVRRLLPNLGRRMVGAWCFVDHYGPDDIADEPGMQVPPHPHMGLQTVSWLHEGEVLHRDSTGSLQTIRPRELGLMTSGRAISHSEESPRAHSRLLHGAQLWVALPDSHRHTDPHFEHHAELPVVTAPGLRATLLLGTLDGTASPGTTYTPIVGADLALTAGADVRLPLEPDFEYAVLAMSGEARVDGVPMLPGSMLYLGCGRTELPLRAATDAGLMLLGGEPFEEELIMWWNFIGRTQEDIEQAREDWAKGGRFGEVKGYDGAPLSAPELPPLPLKPRGRVR, from the coding sequence ATGAGCAATCTTGATCGGGAGCCGGTTCCCGCCCCCTGCGGCGGCCGCGGGTTCGTGGTGGCCGAGCCGGTGCGCGAACTCCTCAGCCCCCGCCGGGTCAAGCTCGGCGAGGCCACCGAGGTCCGTCGTCTGCTGCCCAACCTGGGCCGGCGCATGGTCGGCGCCTGGTGCTTCGTCGATCACTACGGACCCGACGACATCGCCGACGAACCCGGCATGCAGGTCCCGCCGCACCCGCACATGGGCCTCCAGACCGTCAGCTGGCTGCACGAGGGCGAGGTGTTGCATCGTGACTCCACGGGCAGTCTCCAGACGATCCGCCCGCGCGAGCTCGGCCTCATGACCTCGGGCCGCGCCATCAGCCACTCCGAGGAGAGCCCCCGTGCTCACTCCCGCCTGCTGCACGGCGCCCAGCTCTGGGTCGCGCTGCCGGACAGCCACCGGCACACCGACCCGCACTTCGAGCACCACGCCGAGCTGCCCGTCGTCACCGCCCCCGGCCTGCGGGCCACGCTCCTGCTGGGCACGCTCGACGGCACGGCCTCGCCCGGCACGACGTACACGCCGATCGTCGGCGCCGACCTGGCCCTGACGGCCGGTGCGGACGTACGCCTGCCGCTGGAGCCCGACTTCGAGTACGCCGTCCTCGCCATGTCCGGCGAGGCCAGGGTCGACGGCGTACCGATGCTCCCCGGCTCGATGCTCTACCTCGGCTGCGGCCGCACCGAACTCCCGCTGCGCGCCGCGACCGACGCGGGCCTGATGCTGCTGGGCGGTGAGCCGTTCGAGGAAGAGCTGATCATGTGGTGGAACTTCATCGGCCGCACCCAGGAGGACATCGAACAGGCCCGGGAGGACTGGGCCAAGGGCGGGCGCTTCGGTGAGGTGAAGGGGTACGACGGGGCACCGCTGTCCGCCCCGGAACTGCCCCCACTGCCGCTGAAGCCGCGCGGAAGGGTGCGCTGA